A window of the Parabacteroides merdae ATCC 43184 genome harbors these coding sequences:
- a CDS encoding amidohydrolase family protein: MSILIKGALLDGAVTDVYIEKKEIRQVGTDLQVQADQVIDGRRKALIPGFVNAHTHAAMTLFRGFGDDMPLMPWLEQKIWPNEAKLTREDVYWGTKLACLEMIKSGTTTFFDMYHKFRATADAVEEMGLRALLAGVCFDHFKPELAEKSKRENEKLVVDVENYSKRIRYAVGPHAIYTVSGELLQWIHGFAAEHSVPIHLHLAETEGEVRNSIKQFGFTPVRYLYKLGILSPRLIIAHGIYVDDDEIRMLADHGVKVVHNPASNMKLASGIQFKFCEMRKAGVTVALGTDGCSSSNNLDMIEAMKLASLLGKAWRKDPEAIPASEIFQAATEAGALAIGLKAGRIAEGYLADLCLVDLDIPAFTPNHNFVSNLVYAANGSCIDTVICDGKILMQDKKVPGEEEIMEHTAELAYKLVREP, encoded by the coding sequence ATGAGCATATTGATAAAAGGCGCTTTATTGGATGGTGCTGTAACTGATGTCTATATAGAGAAAAAGGAGATCAGGCAGGTAGGGACGGATCTTCAGGTACAGGCGGATCAGGTGATAGACGGAAGGCGTAAAGCCTTGATCCCTGGTTTCGTAAATGCGCATACACATGCCGCTATGACGCTTTTCCGTGGTTTTGGCGATGACATGCCGTTGATGCCCTGGCTGGAGCAGAAGATCTGGCCGAATGAAGCGAAATTGACGCGCGAGGATGTTTATTGGGGAACGAAGCTAGCTTGTCTCGAAATGATAAAAAGCGGGACGACAACGTTTTTCGATATGTATCATAAGTTCCGGGCTACGGCCGATGCTGTCGAAGAAATGGGGCTGCGTGCATTGCTTGCCGGCGTCTGTTTCGATCATTTCAAACCAGAATTGGCAGAAAAGAGCAAGCGTGAAAACGAGAAACTTGTTGTCGATGTGGAAAACTATAGCAAGCGCATACGGTATGCGGTCGGTCCCCATGCCATTTATACCGTGTCTGGCGAACTGTTACAGTGGATACATGGTTTTGCTGCCGAGCATTCCGTCCCGATTCATCTGCATTTGGCAGAGACGGAAGGCGAAGTCAGAAACTCAATCAAACAGTTCGGCTTTACTCCTGTACGTTATTTATATAAATTAGGCATATTATCCCCACGTCTGATCATTGCGCACGGTATCTATGTCGATGATGACGAGATTCGTATGCTGGCGGATCACGGAGTGAAAGTAGTGCATAATCCGGCATCCAATATGAAGCTGGCCTCCGGCATTCAATTCAAATTTTGTGAGATGCGAAAGGCCGGTGTTACTGTCGCTTTGGGTACTGACGGTTGTTCTTCTTCCAATAATCTGGATATGATCGAGGCGATGAAACTTGCTTCGCTTTTAGGCAAGGCCTGGCGGAAAGACCCGGAGGCGATTCCAGCCAGTGAAATATTCCAGGCGGCGACGGAAGCCGGTGCTTTGGCTATCGGACTGAAAGCCGGACGGATTGCCGAAGGCTATCTGGCGGATCTCTGTCTGGTCGATTTGGATATCCCGGCTTTTACCCCGAATCATAACTTTGTCTCCAATCTCGTGTATGCAGCAAACGGCAGTTGTATCGATACCGTTATCTGTGATGGTAAAATCCTGATGCAAGACAAAAAGGTTCCGGGCGAGGAGGAGATTATGGAGCATACAGCCGAACTTGCCTATAAGTTGGTAAGAGAACCGTAG
- a CDS encoding purine nucleoside phosphorylase I, inosine and guanosine-specific, producing the protein MNTNDNTIYREAVGYLSSRITGNPETAIILGSGLGSLADQIEEAVVIPYSEIPHFMHSTAAGHKGNFICGRLGGKPVLAMQGRFHYYEGYTMQQVTFPVRVMKLLGIKNLLVSNAAGGINTSFKVGDLMIIRDHINMIPNPLIGPNDEQFGTRFPDMTRAYDREFIGLVEEIAASHGISLKKGVYVGLTGPSFETPAEYAFYGRVGGDAIGMSTVPEVIVARHAGLRVFGMSVITNEGYHFADDFVNDGADVIVAANQAAAVMTILFRELVAKI; encoded by the coding sequence ATGAATACAAATGACAATACTATTTATCGGGAAGCGGTTGGTTACCTGTCGTCTCGTATTACTGGTAATCCGGAAACCGCTATTATCTTAGGCAGCGGCTTGGGGTCCCTTGCCGACCAGATCGAAGAAGCTGTGGTTATTCCCTATAGTGAGATTCCGCATTTTATGCATTCGACAGCCGCAGGACATAAAGGAAACTTCATCTGCGGCAGGTTAGGAGGGAAGCCGGTGCTTGCCATGCAGGGACGTTTCCATTATTATGAGGGCTATACCATGCAGCAAGTGACCTTCCCCGTCCGGGTGATGAAGCTCTTGGGTATTAAGAATCTGTTGGTTTCCAATGCCGCAGGCGGTATCAATACGAGTTTCAAAGTCGGTGACCTGATGATCATACGCGATCACATCAATATGATCCCTAATCCGCTGATCGGTCCGAATGACGAACAGTTCGGAACCCGTTTCCCGGATATGACGCGCGCGTATGACCGGGAGTTTATTGGGCTTGTCGAAGAAATTGCCGCGTCCCACGGTATCTCATTGAAGAAGGGCGTATATGTCGGACTGACAGGTCCTTCTTTCGAAACTCCGGCTGAGTATGCTTTCTACGGCAGAGTCGGAGGCGACGCGATCGGAATGAGTACGGTTCCGGAGGTAATCGTGGCTCGTCATGCCGGTTTGCGTGTATTCGGTATGTCCGTGATTACAAATGAAGGCTATCATTTTGCCGATGATTTCGTCAATGACGGGGCCGATGTGATTGTCGCCGCCAATCAAGCGGCAGCGGTCATGACCATTCTCTTCCGGGAATTAGTTGCCAAGATATAA
- a CDS encoding aspartate dehydrogenase domain-containing protein yields the protein MKTFVIAGCGRLAGIVSEAVVKGLLPEYELVGVYSRTVAKAERIAGRMAEAGKSCAVCTTADELLALKPDILVETASPAALREFAVPALKNGTSIVTLSIGALADDAFYREVCETAKENGTRIYIASGATGGFDVLRTAALMGKATARFYNEKGPDALKGTPVYEEALQKEQKVVFTGNAVEAIRLFPTKVNVTVAASRASVGPEAMQVTIQSTPGFKGDTQRVEIRNDQVHAVVDVYSETAEIAGWSVVNTLLNIVSPVVF from the coding sequence ATGAAAACATTTGTAATAGCAGGATGCGGACGGCTTGCCGGAATCGTTTCGGAAGCTGTCGTCAAAGGGTTGTTGCCCGAATATGAGTTGGTGGGAGTCTATTCGCGTACGGTAGCCAAGGCGGAACGTATTGCCGGTCGGATGGCAGAGGCAGGGAAAAGCTGTGCCGTCTGTACTACGGCGGATGAGTTGCTGGCCTTGAAACCCGATATACTGGTGGAGACGGCTTCTCCGGCCGCTCTTCGGGAGTTCGCCGTTCCGGCGTTGAAGAACGGGACTTCTATCGTGACCCTTTCGATCGGTGCGCTGGCCGATGATGCGTTTTACCGGGAAGTATGCGAAACGGCCAAGGAGAACGGGACACGTATCTATATCGCTTCGGGAGCTACCGGAGGGTTCGATGTCTTGCGCACAGCAGCCTTGATGGGGAAGGCGACTGCCCGTTTCTACAATGAAAAGGGACCTGATGCCTTAAAAGGAACACCGGTCTATGAGGAGGCTTTGCAGAAAGAACAGAAAGTCGTGTTTACCGGCAATGCGGTGGAAGCCATCCGCCTGTTCCCTACGAAAGTGAATGTCACGGTAGCCGCCTCACGTGCCTCTGTCGGTCCGGAAGCCATGCAGGTGACCATACAGTCGACTCCCGGATTTAAGGGGGACACCCAGCGGGTGGAGATCAGGAACGACCAGGTACATGCCGTCGTGGATGTGTACAGTGAGACGGCCGAGATAGCAGGATGGTCGGTTGTGAACACCCTGCTTAATATCGTTTCACCCGTTGTATTCTGA
- a CDS encoding NAD(P)-dependent oxidoreductase, protein MFSKIVAIEPVSLIPSAEEALHTFANEVVMYPDIPADDEEIVRRIGDADAVLLSYTSSIRREVMERCPNIKYIGMCCSLYSPESANVDIIYANEHGIKVTGIRDYGDEGVVEYVISELVRSFHGFGQPAWEGEVREITGLKAGIIGLGKSGGMIADALRFFGAEIAYFARSEKEWAREKGYRFLPLDQLLEQSEAVFCCLNKNTVLLHEAEFRKLGDKKILFNTGLSPAWDEEPFVKWLSGNNLCFCDTVGALGGAHLLEHPHVRCVQASTGRTRQAFDRLSEKVLANLSEYNG, encoded by the coding sequence ATGTTTAGTAAAATAGTAGCGATAGAGCCGGTCAGTTTGATCCCGTCTGCAGAAGAAGCATTGCACACGTTTGCAAATGAAGTAGTGATGTACCCCGATATTCCGGCGGATGACGAGGAGATCGTCCGTCGCATCGGCGATGCCGACGCGGTGCTGCTGAGTTATACTTCGAGTATCCGCCGCGAGGTAATGGAAAGATGTCCCAATATCAAATACATCGGCATGTGCTGTTCGCTTTACTCACCGGAAAGCGCCAACGTCGATATCATTTATGCCAACGAGCACGGTATCAAGGTCACAGGTATCCGGGATTATGGAGACGAAGGAGTAGTCGAATATGTCATCAGCGAACTGGTACGCTCCTTCCACGGGTTCGGCCAGCCGGCCTGGGAAGGCGAGGTTCGTGAGATTACCGGGCTGAAAGCCGGTATCATCGGTTTGGGCAAGTCAGGCGGCATGATTGCCGATGCACTCCGGTTCTTCGGTGCGGAAATAGCTTATTTTGCCCGTAGCGAAAAGGAATGGGCTCGTGAGAAAGGGTACCGTTTCCTTCCCTTAGACCAACTGCTTGAGCAAAGCGAAGCCGTCTTCTGTTGCCTGAACAAAAACACCGTCCTGCTGCACGAGGCCGAATTCCGGAAGTTGGGTGATAAGAAGATACTGTTCAACACAGGACTGTCTCCCGCCTGGGACGAGGAACCGTTCGTCAAATGGTTATCGGGCAATAACCTTTGTTTTTGCGATACCGTCGGCGCCTTGGGAGGTGCTCACCTTTTGGAGCATCCGCATGTACGATGCGTACAGGCCTCGACAGGCCGCACCCGCCAAGCGTTCGACCGTCTGAGCGAAAAGGTACTGGCCAATCTTTCAGAATACAACGGGTGA
- a CDS encoding SGNH/GDSL hydrolase family protein: MKNSRRDFLKKGALAGFSALMIPEIAKAAVKENTSVHAPKINLKKDCVILFQGDSITDCGRDRNSNRCNTMEQFGSGYVLFTATQLLEGKAALQPKIYNRGISGNKVYQLRERWEIDCLAFQPDVLSILIGVNDYWHTLTHGYKGTVETYENDLRALLKYTKEKLPNTQIVLCEPFTLRDGAAIEDSKWYPMFDEFRKSARKLSEEFNTIFVPFQSGFDAAVKLAPARYWSNDGVHPDLPGRQLMANMWMEATGLK; this comes from the coding sequence ATGAAGAATTCCAGAAGAGACTTCCTTAAAAAGGGAGCGTTGGCAGGGTTCAGTGCCCTGATGATCCCGGAGATCGCAAAAGCCGCTGTTAAAGAAAATACATCCGTACATGCTCCGAAGATTAATCTGAAAAAGGATTGTGTGATCCTGTTCCAGGGAGATTCCATCACGGACTGCGGTCGCGACAGGAATAGTAACCGTTGCAATACGATGGAACAATTCGGTAGTGGCTATGTGCTCTTTACCGCTACGCAGTTGTTGGAGGGGAAAGCGGCTTTGCAGCCGAAGATTTACAATCGCGGCATCAGCGGCAATAAAGTCTATCAACTTCGTGAACGCTGGGAGATCGACTGTCTTGCTTTCCAGCCGGATGTCCTGAGCATCCTGATCGGTGTGAATGATTATTGGCATACGTTGACGCATGGTTATAAAGGAACGGTCGAGACATACGAAAACGATCTGCGTGCTTTGTTGAAATATACGAAAGAGAAACTCCCGAATACGCAAATAGTCCTTTGCGAACCCTTCACTTTGCGTGACGGGGCGGCTATAGAAGATTCCAAATGGTATCCGATGTTCGATGAATTCCGCAAGTCTGCCCGTAAACTGTCGGAAGAATTCAATACCATATTCGTTCCCTTCCAATCGGGTTTCGATGCAGCGGTGAAGCTGGCTCCGGCACGTTATTGGTCGAATGACGGTGTGCATCCCGATTTACCCGGTCGCCAGCTGATGGCAAACATGTGGATGGAAGCGACTGGATTAAAGTAA
- a CDS encoding amino acid permease, with the protein MGLFIKKPLEALQAEANQTGSKSLKRVLGPWSLVALGVGVIIGAGLFSITGTVAAGYTGPAITLSFAIAAIGCCFAGLCYAEFASMIPVAGSAYTYSYATMGELIAWIIGWDLVLEYTVAATTVSISWSRYLVVFLEGLGINLPTAFTACPWDGGIVNIPAFLIVVLMSLFLIRGTEGSSIFNGIIVFLKVSVVLIFVFLGWKYINTDNYVPYIPANTGTLGEYGLSGVLRGAAIVFFAFLGFDAVSTAAQEAKNPKRDMPIGILVSLLVCTILYMLFAHVMTGVAHYSEFGGQQGIAPVAIAIEHMGEVDASGVLHPDYPWMNKAIVLAILFGYCSVIMVTLLGQSRVFLSMSHDGLLPPFFSHINEKFRTPARSNLLFMVLVGLLAAFVPARLAGEMTSIGTLFAFTLVCAGVLVVRKTMPDVHRAFKTPLVPFVPVAGIITCLCMMLFLPADTWIRLVLWMLIGLDIYACYGIKHSKLEYNQANRHGQLALNMIGIVLAILCVITGLWHQQTVGWEESKVLLIISFVFAFTHLGFYMVRIWKQTTKVF; encoded by the coding sequence ATGGGATTATTCATTAAAAAGCCTTTGGAGGCCCTGCAGGCCGAAGCCAATCAAACAGGAAGTAAATCATTAAAACGGGTATTAGGCCCCTGGAGCCTGGTCGCACTCGGCGTAGGAGTCATTATCGGAGCCGGCCTTTTCTCCATAACCGGAACAGTCGCCGCCGGATATACAGGACCGGCCATTACACTTTCATTTGCCATTGCAGCAATCGGATGTTGCTTTGCCGGACTTTGTTATGCAGAGTTTGCTTCGATGATCCCGGTTGCCGGAAGTGCCTATACATACTCATACGCGACGATGGGCGAACTGATCGCTTGGATTATCGGTTGGGATCTGGTTCTGGAATATACAGTTGCCGCAACGACGGTCAGCATCAGCTGGAGCCGTTATCTCGTCGTCTTTTTGGAAGGGCTCGGGATCAACCTTCCGACAGCATTCACCGCCTGTCCCTGGGATGGAGGGATTGTCAATATCCCGGCATTCCTGATCGTTGTCCTGATGAGCCTCTTCCTGATCCGCGGGACGGAAGGAAGTTCTATCTTTAACGGAATCATCGTCTTCCTGAAAGTGTCGGTCGTCCTGATATTCGTCTTTTTAGGATGGAAATATATCAATACGGACAATTACGTACCTTATATTCCGGCAAACACCGGTACACTGGGCGAATACGGGTTATCGGGTGTCCTACGCGGAGCGGCCATCGTATTCTTCGCTTTCTTAGGTTTCGATGCTGTCAGTACGGCTGCCCAGGAAGCCAAGAACCCCAAAAGAGATATGCCGATCGGAATCCTCGTCTCATTGCTCGTTTGTACCATATTATACATGCTGTTCGCCCACGTCATGACGGGCGTAGCCCATTATTCCGAATTTGGCGGCCAACAGGGAATCGCTCCCGTGGCAATTGCGATCGAACATATGGGAGAAGTAGATGCTTCGGGCGTGCTTCATCCGGATTACCCTTGGATGAACAAGGCAATCGTCCTTGCCATCCTATTCGGATATTGCTCGGTCATCATGGTGACGCTGTTAGGGCAGAGCCGCGTTTTCCTCAGCATGAGCCACGACGGTCTATTACCTCCGTTCTTTTCACATATCAATGAAAAGTTCAGAACACCCGCCCGCAGCAATCTGCTGTTCATGGTGCTCGTCGGTCTGCTGGCAGCTTTCGTTCCGGCACGCCTGGCCGGTGAAATGACCAGTATCGGAACCCTTTTCGCCTTCACCCTGGTTTGTGCCGGTGTGCTTGTGGTCAGAAAGACAATGCCCGATGTGCATCGCGCCTTCAAGACTCCGTTGGTTCCGTTCGTTCCGGTTGCCGGGATCATCACTTGCCTGTGCATGATGCTTTTCCTACCGGCCGACACTTGGATACGGCTGGTGCTATGGATGCTGATCGGGCTGGATATTTATGCGTGCTACGGCATCAAGCATAGCAAACTGGAATACAATCAGGCGAACCGCCACGGTCAGCTGGCTCTGAATATGATCGGGATCGTCCTTGCCATCCTTTGTGTGATCACGGGACTCTGGCATCAGCAAACCGTTGGTTGGGAAGAAAGTAAAGTCCTGCTGATCATCTCTTTTGTTTTCGCTTTTACGCATCTGGGCTTTTACATGGTCCGGATATGGAAACAAACAACAAAGGTTTTTTAA
- a CDS encoding SDR family NAD(P)-dependent oxidoreductase, with the protein MASARKIIIIGATSGIGYEITQLYRKQGWRIGIAGRRTELLAKIRSEAPDQIETAQIDVTCPDAPEKLAELIDRVGGMDVFLLSSGIGSQNRNLNSDIELSTVQTNTVGFTQMVISAYDYFKKHGSGQLAVISSIAGTKGLGAAPSYSATKRYQNTYIEALDQLAQMEKLPIVFTDIRPGFVKTDLLKNDKYPMLMSPQYVARKIVKAIERKKRRTVIDWKYAVLVFFWKLIPSFVWRRLPIHN; encoded by the coding sequence ATGGCATCAGCAAGAAAAATCATCATCATTGGAGCAACTTCAGGCATCGGATACGAGATCACTCAACTGTACCGCAAGCAGGGATGGAGGATCGGGATTGCCGGACGGCGGACGGAATTGCTCGCAAAAATCCGGTCAGAAGCACCTGACCAGATCGAAACGGCACAAATAGACGTAACTTGCCCGGACGCCCCGGAAAAGTTAGCGGAATTAATCGATAGAGTCGGCGGAATGGATGTATTCTTGCTTAGTTCCGGAATCGGCAGCCAGAACCGGAACCTAAATTCCGATATTGAATTGTCTACCGTCCAAACAAATACAGTCGGTTTCACCCAAATGGTCATTTCCGCATACGATTACTTCAAAAAACATGGTAGCGGCCAATTAGCCGTGATCAGTTCCATCGCCGGGACAAAGGGATTGGGAGCCGCTCCCTCCTATTCCGCAACCAAGCGCTACCAGAATACTTATATCGAAGCACTTGACCAACTGGCACAGATGGAAAAACTCCCGATCGTATTCACGGATATCCGCCCCGGATTTGTAAAGACCGATCTGTTGAAAAACGATAAATACCCGATGCTGATGTCCCCGCAATATGTTGCCCGAAAAATAGTAAAGGCGATCGAACGGAAGAAACGACGCACCGTAATCGACTGGAAATATGCCGTTTTAGTATTTTTCTGGAAGTTGATTCCCAGCTTCGTATGGAGGCGGTTGCCCATTCACAATTAG
- a CDS encoding outer membrane beta-barrel family protein, with amino-acid sequence MKKCFCLLLTLLCISYSAVAAPGFRIKGKIVDANNNQPIDFADVLLFREGDVNPVFHALPDRDGTFRIADVKDGKYNLLVRLVGYDLYNRPGIVLDAVSKAVDLGTIAMKPLEVGLAEVEVVAQKKQVIYKLDKKVIEASSNLLAGGGSAVDILENTPSIRVDAEGEVSFRGSTGFTVYVDGKPSVFSGTQALEQIPAGHIENIEIITTPSARHDTGGDVGIINIVTKKHAQHGFSGMVNLTGSTVLSRGVDFLVSQQNKASRWYLGGVWSDRLRKSDFDQEKTTIISDTATTSHSNGPRKSNNFNYSMKAGWMYTLPHTTLNADFEGGYGGRTRNGDLDYKEKRLAGGATFGEGDYYSRDDYDLHETYFQGTIGFDHKFDDKGHQLMGSFYLKYGGNAMEYFQSDLFNKNNEREKGHRAWEDEHRWTVRGNLDYIYPYSKTGRIEGGYQYFSYLEDGDYTMHFWDPVKKEFYNRDDIYNTFYFQHGINSVYAIVADSYKSFDFQAGVRGEHTHRVLRSSIPGKDRTYNKFEFFPSLHLGYTFPKEHKLLVSYSRRITRPELFFMEPYITYRDFYSAEIGNPDIRSEYINSFELNYKKNIGEHTVSATVFHRNRKDKIERLRVPYEAGVTLDSMANVGHDYSTGIELSGQVQLTRWWNMNLNGSLYHYKVKNRYKTGSEKETSTNYDVMWNNSFDVFKYTRIQVDGNFVGPSVTTQGRTDAFWYVNLAVRQQLMNRRLSATLSFRDVFNSARYVSKIITSDLQSITRIRPSYPLITLTLSYTFNNFKAKSSQKKEDHDLFEGTNH; translated from the coding sequence ATGAAGAAGTGTTTTTGTCTCTTGTTGACCTTATTGTGTATTAGCTATTCGGCCGTGGCGGCCCCTGGTTTCCGTATAAAAGGGAAAATAGTCGATGCCAATAACAACCAACCGATTGATTTTGCTGATGTCCTCCTTTTTCGTGAAGGAGATGTTAATCCAGTGTTTCATGCTTTACCCGATCGTGACGGTACGTTTCGCATAGCCGATGTGAAAGATGGAAAGTATAACCTTTTGGTGCGCCTGGTCGGTTACGATCTGTATAACCGTCCCGGTATTGTTTTGGATGCGGTTTCGAAAGCGGTAGATTTGGGAACGATTGCGATGAAACCTTTGGAGGTGGGATTAGCGGAAGTCGAAGTCGTAGCACAGAAAAAGCAAGTGATTTATAAATTGGACAAGAAAGTAATCGAAGCCTCTTCAAACTTGCTTGCCGGAGGCGGATCGGCTGTCGATATCCTGGAGAATACCCCCTCCATACGTGTGGATGCCGAAGGTGAAGTCAGTTTTCGTGGAAGTACCGGTTTCACGGTCTATGTAGATGGCAAACCGAGCGTGTTCAGCGGTACGCAGGCTTTGGAGCAGATCCCTGCAGGGCATATCGAGAATATAGAAATCATCACCACCCCTTCGGCCCGTCACGATACGGGAGGAGATGTAGGGATTATCAATATCGTAACAAAGAAACACGCCCAGCATGGTTTTAGCGGTATGGTGAACCTGACGGGAAGTACGGTCCTTTCGCGCGGGGTGGATTTTCTGGTGTCTCAGCAGAACAAGGCATCGCGTTGGTATTTGGGCGGTGTGTGGAGTGACCGCCTGCGCAAGAGCGATTTCGATCAGGAGAAAACGACTATTATCTCAGACACGGCAACGACCTCCCATTCCAACGGACCGCGTAAAAGCAACAATTTCAACTATTCGATGAAGGCAGGGTGGATGTACACATTGCCCCATACGACGTTGAATGCCGACTTTGAAGGCGGTTATGGCGGGCGTACGCGCAACGGTGATCTGGATTATAAGGAAAAACGCCTGGCAGGCGGGGCTACTTTCGGTGAAGGCGATTATTATAGTCGTGACGATTACGATCTGCATGAAACCTATTTCCAGGGAACAATCGGTTTCGATCATAAATTCGACGATAAGGGGCATCAGTTGATGGGCAGTTTCTATCTGAAATACGGAGGTAATGCGATGGAATATTTCCAGAGTGACCTTTTTAATAAGAATAACGAGCGTGAAAAGGGACATCGTGCTTGGGAAGATGAGCATCGCTGGACGGTACGGGGTAACCTGGACTATATTTATCCTTACAGCAAGACGGGACGGATCGAAGGCGGTTACCAATATTTCTCTTATTTGGAAGACGGCGACTACACGATGCATTTCTGGGACCCGGTAAAGAAAGAGTTTTATAACCGGGACGATATCTATAACACATTCTATTTCCAGCATGGCATCAATTCGGTTTATGCAATCGTTGCCGACAGCTATAAATCATTCGATTTTCAGGCGGGTGTGCGGGGAGAGCATACGCATCGTGTCCTGCGAAGCTCGATTCCGGGCAAGGATCGTACATATAATAAGTTCGAGTTTTTCCCTTCTCTTCATTTGGGCTATACGTTTCCGAAGGAACATAAGCTATTGGTTTCTTATTCGCGCCGTATCACTCGTCCGGAACTCTTTTTCATGGAGCCGTATATCACCTATCGGGATTTTTATTCGGCCGAGATCGGTAATCCGGATATCCGTTCGGAATATATCAATTCTTTCGAGTTGAATTATAAGAAGAATATCGGTGAACATACGGTTTCAGCTACAGTGTTTCACCGGAACCGCAAGGATAAGATCGAGCGTTTGCGTGTCCCCTATGAGGCTGGTGTGACACTGGATTCGATGGCGAATGTCGGACACGACTATTCGACCGGTATCGAATTGAGCGGACAGGTACAGCTTACCCGCTGGTGGAATATGAACCTGAACGGCAGCCTGTATCATTATAAGGTAAAGAACCGGTATAAAACCGGCAGTGAAAAAGAGACAAGTACGAACTACGATGTCATGTGGAACAACTCTTTCGATGTCTTTAAATATACCCGTATCCAGGTGGACGGCAATTTTGTCGGTCCGTCCGTTACAACCCAAGGGCGTACGGATGCTTTCTGGTATGTGAATCTCGCCGTTCGCCAGCAGTTGATGAACCGTCGGTTGTCGGCTACGCTTTCTTTCCGGGATGTTTTCAATTCTGCCCGGTATGTAAGTAAGATCATCACATCCGACCTGCAGTCCATCACACGAATCCGTCCCAGCTATCCGCTTATTACGCTTACGCTCAGTTATACGTTCAATAACTTCAAGGCCAAGAGCTCTCAGAAAAAGGAAGATCATGATTTGTTTGAAGGAACGAACCACTAA
- a CDS encoding RNA polymerase sigma-70 factor, translated as MEERKLILLLKQGSKDAFTALYKQYWKQVYNFSRLYLTSADAAEEVVQEVFIKIWETREFLREDDHFKGLLFIITRNLIFNRHRKNVNEDFYKVTVLAALEEPYDVEEEIDAHNLQEYIDRLIDELPPRRREIFNLSRKEQKSYKEIAILLNISEKTVENQISEALKYLKKNITLLLLFI; from the coding sequence ATGGAAGAGCGGAAACTGATATTATTGTTGAAGCAGGGTAGCAAAGACGCATTTACTGCTCTGTATAAACAATACTGGAAACAGGTCTATAATTTCAGTCGCCTCTATTTGACCAGTGCCGATGCTGCCGAAGAAGTAGTACAGGAAGTCTTTATCAAAATATGGGAAACGCGTGAATTTCTTCGTGAAGATGACCATTTTAAAGGTTTGCTGTTTATTATCACCCGGAATCTGATCTTTAACCGGCATCGCAAAAATGTGAATGAAGATTTCTACAAAGTCACGGTTCTTGCCGCATTGGAAGAACCGTATGATGTGGAAGAAGAAATTGATGCTCATAATCTCCAAGAATATATAGATCGCCTGATCGATGAATTGCCACCGCGCCGCCGTGAGATTTTTAACTTGAGCCGTAAGGAACAAAAGAGCTACAAAGAAATAGCTATCCTATTGAATATTTCAGAGAAAACGGTCGAAAATCAAATCAGCGAAGCCCTCAAGTACTTGAAGAAGAATATCACACTGCTTCTTCTCTTTATCTGA